One part of the Sphingobacterium sp. LZ7M1 genome encodes these proteins:
- a CDS encoding sodium:alanine symporter family protein, producing MDNIISSISNLVWSEVLIYLCLCTGLYFSIRTGFLQVTYLKDMLRLLFAKKKSDEGISSFQAFALAISGRVGTGNIIGVATAIFYGGPGAVFWMWVIAFLGSASAFVEATLGQLYKQKEGNEFRGGPAFYIEKGLGVKWYAAIFAILTIVSAGLLLPGVQSNAIASSAFNAYQIPPAYTGIAIVGLLVLIIFGGVKRLGSVAEFVVPFMAGGYILMTLIIIGINFQQIPEVFGLIFKSAFSLDATFGGIIGMAIAWGVKRGIYSNEAGQGTAPHAAAAADVSHPAQQGLVQAFSVYVDTLFVCTATALMILFTGMYNVTNVDAAGQPTTLLVENLPNVDYNGFTQAAVSHHFPGFGNGFVAIALFFFAFTTIMAYFYYADTNVAYLVKSEKTRKILGWIFKIVFLSTVYFGTVRTADTAWAIGDIGVGLMAWTNIIAILLLSKPAMKVWKDYKSKRKQGIEDPSFDPKAIGIKNADFWENKED from the coding sequence ATGGATAATATTATCTCCTCGATCTCCAATCTAGTATGGAGTGAAGTTTTAATTTATTTGTGCTTATGCACAGGGCTTTACTTCTCCATTCGTACAGGATTCCTTCAAGTTACTTATTTAAAAGACATGCTAAGGTTGCTCTTCGCCAAGAAGAAATCAGATGAAGGCATCTCATCCTTTCAGGCCTTTGCCTTGGCAATTTCTGGTCGTGTCGGAACTGGAAATATCATTGGCGTAGCAACTGCAATATTCTATGGTGGCCCTGGTGCAGTATTCTGGATGTGGGTCATTGCCTTTTTAGGTTCAGCCTCAGCTTTCGTAGAAGCGACTTTAGGTCAATTGTACAAACAGAAAGAAGGCAATGAATTTAGAGGCGGTCCTGCTTTCTATATCGAAAAAGGACTAGGGGTTAAATGGTACGCAGCAATATTTGCTATTCTAACCATTGTAAGTGCTGGTTTACTGCTTCCCGGTGTGCAAAGTAATGCAATCGCTTCCTCAGCTTTCAACGCTTATCAAATTCCTCCTGCCTACACAGGAATTGCTATTGTAGGATTATTGGTCCTCATTATTTTCGGAGGAGTAAAACGTCTGGGTTCTGTAGCGGAGTTTGTTGTTCCATTTATGGCAGGTGGATATATCTTAATGACCTTAATTATCATTGGAATTAACTTCCAACAAATACCTGAAGTATTTGGACTTATCTTTAAAAGTGCTTTTAGTTTAGATGCGACTTTTGGAGGTATTATCGGTATGGCTATCGCTTGGGGGGTTAAGCGCGGAATCTACTCCAACGAAGCTGGACAAGGTACTGCTCCTCACGCAGCAGCAGCTGCCGATGTATCCCATCCTGCTCAACAAGGATTGGTTCAGGCATTTTCTGTATATGTGGACACCTTATTTGTCTGTACTGCAACTGCTTTGATGATCTTATTTACAGGAATGTACAATGTAACAAATGTGGATGCTGCAGGGCAACCGACCACACTGCTCGTGGAAAACTTACCCAATGTAGATTATAATGGATTTACCCAAGCCGCCGTATCCCATCATTTCCCTGGATTTGGAAATGGATTCGTCGCTATTGCGCTCTTCTTCTTTGCGTTTACAACGATTATGGCCTATTTCTATTATGCAGATACCAACGTAGCTTATCTCGTAAAAAGTGAGAAAACAAGAAAAATCCTCGGTTGGATATTTAAGATTGTTTTTTTAAGTACCGTTTATTTTGGAACAGTTAGAACAGCTGATACAGCATGGGCAATCGGTGATATCGGCGTAGGTTTAATGGCCTGGACCAACATTATTGCCATCTTATTATTGAGCAAACCCGCCATGAAGGTTTGGAAAGACTATAAAAGCAAAAGAAAACAAGGAATTGAAGATCCTTCCTTTGACCCTAAGGCTATCGGAATAAAAAATGCGGATTTCTGGGAAAACAAAGAGGATTAA
- a CDS encoding PEGA domain-containing protein, giving the protein MKAVFLIALASIVLFTSSCGTIFTGTKQDVLIKSYPSGAKIQVDGVDRGVTPATVSLKKGFNGPVITLTKDGYENYQFNPETTFNTVSILNLLGMVGWAIDAATGAMMKYDPKFYELELKPANQ; this is encoded by the coding sequence ATGAAAGCAGTATTTTTAATTGCCCTAGCATCTATTGTTTTATTCACAAGCTCATGCGGAACTATTTTTACGGGGACCAAGCAAGATGTCTTGATCAAATCTTATCCCAGTGGTGCTAAAATCCAAGTGGACGGTGTAGATCGAGGTGTCACTCCTGCCACTGTTTCCTTGAAGAAAGGATTTAATGGTCCAGTCATTACGTTGACCAAGGACGGCTATGAGAACTACCAGTTCAATCCTGAAACTACTTTTAATACAGTTTCCATTTTAAACCTACTGGGCATGGTAGGTTGGGCCATTGATGCTGCAACTGGGGCAATGATGAAATATGACCCTAAATTCTATGAACTAGAATTGAAACCAGCAAATCAATAA